From the genome of Paracoccus seriniphilus, one region includes:
- a CDS encoding sensor histidine kinase, producing the protein MKSLRGRLLILAGVWLTAALLAAFLLISHLLGNFVTDRFDAETSAVADALIASVGIDSEGETTVPAPPADPRFGLPFSGWYWQVNVDDKVVARSPSLLDGRLSGAAGSFIGGQGTGADGAPLRVLRREITIPDSDSVVAITVTAPQDQIEESLLQIRRPLAISLIVLGLGLAAASVIQVTAGLRSLDRLGHDLRHVREGKTDRLPLPDVTELQPLTHEINAALDQNAAQLERSRHHLGNLAHSLKTPLAALTNELPMDHAGQALIARMDRLIGWHLRRARQAGPRQMGLRCLIRPVIDDILLVLRWPMHDKGITAQVDCPDDLGFAGERQDLEEMIGNLSENAVKWGRSQIRISARMTEGRLILKVEDDGPGMAQADAPKAMIRGARLDEFGLSGSGLGLAIVADLAALHGGSLRLERADIGGLSAVLDLPA; encoded by the coding sequence ATGAAATCGCTGCGGGGCAGATTGCTGATTCTTGCCGGGGTCTGGCTGACGGCCGCCTTGTTGGCGGCCTTCCTGCTAATCTCGCACCTGCTGGGGAATTTCGTGACCGACCGGTTCGACGCGGAAACATCGGCCGTGGCGGATGCGTTGATTGCGTCAGTGGGTATTGATTCCGAAGGAGAAACCACCGTTCCCGCCCCACCTGCAGATCCGCGGTTCGGTCTGCCGTTCAGTGGCTGGTACTGGCAGGTGAACGTAGATGACAAGGTCGTGGCGCGATCGCCCTCATTGCTGGATGGTCGCCTGAGCGGCGCGGCGGGCAGCTTCATCGGCGGGCAAGGGACAGGTGCTGACGGAGCCCCGCTGCGGGTTCTGCGACGCGAGATCACCATACCCGACAGTGATTCCGTGGTCGCGATTACCGTGACCGCTCCGCAAGATCAGATAGAAGAAAGCCTGCTTCAGATCCGCAGGCCGCTGGCCATTTCCCTGATCGTTCTGGGTCTGGGTCTTGCCGCCGCCAGCGTCATCCAGGTGACGGCCGGACTGCGCAGCCTGGATCGGCTGGGGCATGATCTGCGCCACGTGCGCGAGGGCAAGACCGACAGGCTTCCCCTGCCCGATGTCACGGAGCTTCAGCCCTTGACCCATGAAATCAATGCCGCGCTTGATCAGAATGCCGCGCAGCTGGAGCGGTCGCGCCATCACCTGGGAAACCTGGCCCATTCCCTCAAGACGCCGCTTGCCGCCTTGACGAATGAGCTGCCGATGGATCATGCCGGTCAGGCGCTGATCGCGCGGATGGACCGGCTGATCGGCTGGCATCTGCGGCGCGCGCGTCAGGCCGGGCCACGCCAGATGGGGCTGCGCTGCCTGATCCGCCCGGTCATTGACGACATCCTGCTGGTGCTGCGCTGGCCGATGCATGACAAGGGAATAACCGCACAGGTAGACTGTCCTGATGACCTGGGCTTTGCTGGCGAGCGGCAGGACCTGGAAGAGATGATCGGCAATCTGAGCGAAAATGCGGTCAAATGGGGGCGAAGCCAGATCCGCATTTCAGCCCGGATGACAGAGGGGCGGTTAATCCTGAAGGTCGAGGACGATGGTCCGGGCATGGCGCAGGCAGACGCACCCAAGGCAATGATCCGTGGCGCGCGGCTGGATGAATTCGGGCTGTCGGGATCTGGTCTGGGTCTGGCGATCGTGGCGGATCTGGCTGCCCTGCATGGTGGATCGCTTCGACTGGAACGCGCTGATATCGGCGGCCTGTCGGCGGTACTGGATCTGCCAGCCTGA
- a CDS encoding PepSY domain-containing protein produces MKRHVLIFACLAAIAGALLLRPSGDLEPHQVAGPVRALSGSASAQDFRPLPFHAMAKRVGQRYRGRLIGADITHPTPRERELGAALIYEFRIITPQQNLLKIRMDARDGRFLEIAGRGQTKALRKGGAMKNTDKYRDAN; encoded by the coding sequence ATGAAACGCCACGTCCTGATCTTTGCCTGTCTAGCCGCCATTGCCGGGGCGCTGTTGCTGCGCCCTTCCGGCGATCTGGAACCGCATCAGGTTGCCGGTCCGGTCAGGGCGCTTTCCGGCTCTGCCTCTGCGCAGGACTTCCGGCCCCTGCCCTTTCACGCAATGGCAAAACGCGTTGGCCAACGCTATCGCGGGCGGCTGATCGGCGCGGACATCACGCACCCGACGCCGCGCGAAAGAGAACTGGGCGCGGCGCTGATCTATGAGTTCCGGATCATCACGCCCCAGCAGAACCTGCTGAAGATCCGCATGGACGCCCGGGATGGCCGTTTTCTGGAAATCGCCGGGCGTGGGCAGACGAAGGCGCTGCGCAAGGGCGGGGCAATGAAGAACACAGACAAATACCGGGACGCGAACTGA
- a CDS encoding response regulator transcription factor yields the protein MRALIVEDDQVLAGQLMSAMQDAGFATDHAGDGTEGEFMGATETYDVAILDLGLPGLSGIDVLTRWRDQGISMPVLILTARGDWTDKVAGFRAGADDYAVKPFRLEEVVLRAQTLVRRAAGHSRSVIQAGPLTLDTQLGVITRDGSPLKLTSFETRILSYLIHHQNRIVSRTELSEHLYEAETDRDFKSIEVVIGRLRRKIGDGLIQTRRGEGYVLEVPAA from the coding sequence ATGCGCGCATTGATCGTAGAAGATGACCAGGTGCTGGCCGGACAGTTGATGTCGGCCATGCAGGATGCAGGCTTTGCCACCGACCATGCGGGGGATGGCACCGAGGGCGAATTCATGGGCGCGACCGAAACCTATGATGTCGCTATTCTGGATTTGGGCCTGCCCGGCCTGTCGGGGATCGATGTGCTCACGCGCTGGCGTGATCAGGGCATATCCATGCCGGTTCTGATTCTGACGGCGCGGGGTGACTGGACCGACAAGGTCGCAGGTTTTCGTGCAGGTGCCGATGATTACGCGGTGAAGCCGTTTCGTCTGGAAGAAGTGGTCCTGCGCGCCCAGACCCTTGTACGCCGCGCGGCGGGCCATAGCCGTTCCGTCATCCAGGCCGGGCCGCTGACCCTGGATACGCAGTTGGGGGTCATTACCCGCGATGGCAGCCCGCTGAAGCTGACGTCATTCGAGACAAGGATCCTCAGCTATCTGATCCATCATCAGAACCGCATCGTCAGCCGAACGGAATTGTCGGAACATCTTTATGAAGCGGAAACAGACCGGGATTTCAAATCCATCGAGGTTGTGATTGGTCGGCTGCGTCGGAAAATCGGCGATGGGCTGATCCAGACCCGTCGCGGCGAGGGATACGTCCTTGAGGTTCCGGCTGCATGA
- a CDS encoding ABC transporter substrate-binding protein — MRHLVISAAALASMVTAAHAADDLTLQLKWVTQAQFAGYYVARDKGFYDEEDLNVTIKPGGPDIAPTQVLAGGGADVTVEWMPAALAAREKGLPLVNIAQPYKSSGMMLTCLKESGISDPQTDFAGKTLGVWFAGNEYPFLSWMNTLGLSTEGGEDGVTVLKQGFNVDPLLQKQAACISTMTYNEYGQILDAGLTPDDLVTFKYEDQGVATLEDGLYTLEQNLDDPEMVDKLARFVRASMKGWKYAEEHPEEAAEIVLDNDETGAQTIEHQTRMMSEVAKLTAGSDGTLDEADYQRTVETLLAGGSDPVISKEPEGAWTHAITDKALN, encoded by the coding sequence ATGAGACATCTGGTGATTTCGGCTGCCGCCCTTGCATCCATGGTCACGGCGGCCCATGCCGCTGACGACCTGACGCTGCAACTGAAATGGGTCACGCAAGCACAGTTCGCAGGCTATTACGTGGCCAGGGACAAGGGCTTTTACGACGAAGAGGATCTGAACGTCACCATCAAGCCCGGTGGCCCCGATATCGCGCCGACCCAGGTTCTGGCCGGAGGCGGTGCCGATGTCACGGTGGAATGGATGCCCGCTGCCCTTGCCGCACGTGAAAAGGGGCTGCCACTGGTCAATATCGCCCAGCCCTACAAATCCTCGGGGATGATGCTGACCTGCCTGAAGGAAAGCGGGATTTCCGATCCGCAGACGGATTTTGCCGGCAAGACGCTTGGTGTCTGGTTCGCAGGAAATGAATACCCGTTCCTCAGCTGGATGAACACGCTTGGTCTGTCCACCGAGGGCGGCGAAGATGGTGTCACCGTGCTGAAACAAGGCTTCAATGTCGACCCGCTCTTGCAAAAGCAGGCCGCCTGTATCAGCACCATGACCTATAATGAATACGGGCAGATTCTGGATGCCGGGCTGACCCCGGACGATCTGGTCACCTTCAAGTATGAGGACCAGGGCGTCGCGACTCTGGAAGATGGGCTGTATACGCTGGAGCAGAATCTTGACGATCCCGAAATGGTCGACAAGCTGGCGCGCTTTGTGCGTGCCTCGATGAAAGGGTGGAAATACGCCGAAGAACATCCCGAAGAGGCGGCCGAAATCGTTCTGGACAATGATGAAACCGGTGCCCAGACCATCGAGCATCAGACCCGCATGATGAGCGAGGTCGCCAAGCTGACCGCAGGTTCCGACGGCACCCTGGACGAGGCAGATTACCAGCGCACGGTCGAAACGCTGCTGGCCGGCGGCTCTGATCCGGTGATCTCGAAAGAGCCCGAAGGCGCATGGACACATGCCATCACCGACAAGGCCCTGAACTGA
- a CDS encoding ABC transporter permease encodes MTPALTPIVLVWLGAWTLNIALTSLDLPFSRVLTPIIFGATILLLWEMACRIFEIPPVILPPPSRIAVSFTQNTSILWTDFVQTILKGALTGWMIGATAAIVTAVAIDRSPFLQRGLLPIGNFVAALPIVGIAPILVMWFGFDWQSKAAVVVVMVFFPILVNMVAGLAATDAMQRDQMATWAAPYWQSLWKLRMPAAMPFLFNGLKITSTLALIGAIVAEFFGSPTKGMGFRISTAVGRLDLPLVWAEILVAAIAGSLFYGIVALIEKKVTFWHPSQRK; translated from the coding sequence ATGACCCCGGCGCTGACGCCAATCGTGCTGGTCTGGCTGGGGGCCTGGACGCTGAACATCGCACTGACCAGTCTGGACCTGCCCTTCTCGCGGGTTCTGACCCCGATCATTTTTGGTGCCACCATTCTGCTGCTGTGGGAAATGGCCTGCCGGATCTTTGAAATCCCCCCGGTCATTCTGCCCCCGCCCAGCCGGATCGCCGTCAGTTTCACGCAGAACACATCCATCCTTTGGACCGATTTCGTCCAGACCATCTTGAAAGGTGCCCTGACCGGCTGGATGATCGGTGCCACCGCCGCCATCGTCACCGCCGTCGCGATTGATCGCAGCCCCTTCCTGCAGCGCGGATTGTTGCCCATCGGCAATTTTGTCGCGGCCCTGCCCATCGTGGGGATCGCGCCGATTCTGGTCATGTGGTTCGGCTTTGACTGGCAATCCAAGGCCGCCGTGGTGGTGGTCATGGTGTTCTTTCCGATCCTTGTGAACATGGTCGCCGGACTGGCAGCAACCGATGCGATGCAGCGCGACCAGATGGCCACCTGGGCCGCGCCCTATTGGCAATCGCTTTGGAAGCTGCGGATGCCCGCCGCCATGCCCTTCCTGTTCAACGGGCTCAAGATCACCTCGACGCTGGCGCTGATCGGGGCCATCGTCGCCGAGTTCTTTGGCAGCCCGACCAAGGGCATGGGCTTTCGCATATCGACCGCGGTCGGCCGTCTGGACCTGCCCCTTGTCTGGGCCGAGATTCTGGTGGCGGCAATCGCGGGTTCCTTGTTCTATGGTATCGTTGCGCTGATCGAAAAGAAGGTGACGTTCTGGCATCCATCGCAGCGCAAATAA